A genomic segment from Oncorhynchus keta strain PuntledgeMale-10-30-2019 chromosome 7, Oket_V2, whole genome shotgun sequence encodes:
- the LOC118386357 gene encoding 1-phosphatidylinositol 3-phosphate 5-kinase-like isoform X4: MEAEDKSSSSRLDCSVKPPISPGSPSHLTHFKPLTPEQDEPPLRSAYSSFVNLFRFNKEEGRPPSVTEKPDVALTSTTGERGSWTSPAHSIHGSGTHRKQHPNLLRRTSTASVDWPLWPGQEGRRKPETPLSTHDPRTAVQLRTALKRLKEIMEGKSQDSDLKQYWMPDSQCKECYDCNEKFTTFRRRHHCRLCGQIFCSRCCNQEIPGKFMGYTGDLRACTYCRKIALSYSQSADSGSIGEDLSALSDSSVSSVCILEPSEPRTPVGGRKSSRNIFLEEDLAWQRVEETEERDTLCALHPPCPLPPCPLPSACPFLPLYTGLIHQESQSRGMNSRLTGLQEDGGKSPIRKRSASVTNLSLDPSGSSMLPSYDSSVSPQTSRTMPKPDHSEEERKILLDSSQLKDLWKKICNNSTGMEFQDHRYWLRTYPNCIVGKELVNWLLRSGTISTRAQAIAIGQAVVDGRWLDCVTHHDQLFRDEYALYRPLQSTEFSETPSPDSDSVNSLEGHSEPSWFKDIKFCDSDTDQVADENDYVTANSSNPSKRTSVSSFQSAVDSDSAASINLNMEQDNVNFHIKKQSKYPHVPPLPKEQKEYLVSEDGGQNISISDAFIKESLFNRRVEEKANEVLFTPLGWHHSSLDQLREENGEKEAMERLLSANHSHMMALLQQLLYSESLCLSWRDIIVPVVRQVVQTVRPDVRSCDDDMDIRQLVHVKKIPGGKKFDSAVVNGFVCTKNIAHKKMNSYIKNPKILLLKCSIEYLYREETKFTCIDPIVLQEHEFLKNYVQRIVDVRPNLVLVEKTVSRIAQDMLLEHGITLVINVKPQVLDRVSRMTQGDLVMFMDQLLTKPRLGTCQKFYLHSFQLANNELKTLMFFEGCPPQLGCTIKLRGASEYELARVKEIIILMVCVAYHSQLEISFLMDEFAMPPSLAKTSFPCLLESTTVEEEESQEIETDQSTLFQGGETVLGDEEENSVSESSSPKDVEVVKVAKTQLLSSSSSLVAEGMESAEVMTSTPLPNPLAPPPPYLIDDLEELTDEIGLEQGEEAEGRSGSGVLGRGESQEESSASEMAPRLFRDPLQDDTGLFVTEQVASTDDHLRTLTAGFKQELKDIILCVSPFITFREPFLLSPAGLRCPSRDYFPQQVYLSPLLNKDFKELDGRRKRQLLKDSTPSGGGMANGGPRTIQVLPSHRLTSARIAEHLGSSQDLAKMLADYRAQGGRLRQEEADPFAQPLPQPPVREALPSKHPVKADSEEEKPAGQNDMTWASKLDCLNPVNHQRLCVLFSSSSAQSNNAPNPCVSPWMVTMEFYGKNDLTLGIFLERYCFRPSYQCPSMFCETPMVHHVRRFVHGSGCVQIVLKELDSPVPGYQHTILNYSWCRICKQVTPVVPLSNDSWSMSFAKYLELRFYGHQYTRRANAEPCGHSIHHDYHQYFSYNQMVASFSYISVRLLEVCLPPPKIFIRNQGPSKGRMQQDLKDFSQKVTQVYLAIDDRLTSLKTDTFSKTREQKMEDLFAQKDMEEADLHSWIEKLQARLQACGSDSPQQLQTVLESVVVKKQSLCETLQSWNSRLQDLFQQEKGRKRLSVPASPGRHRQTDDSKPSALESSPRNPSPLVQNADKEDRHLTAMPSSWGSSLLALPSPGEPGSEPLSSGPCFPDQDSVSIPEDVFDGHLLGSNDSQVKEKSTMKAILANLMPGNSYNSIPFPFEPDKHYLMYEHERVPIAVCEREPSSIISFALSCKEYKSTLDELWKTTLKTGGEDTTLSTSSGESRVKNSPAKPNETASSQMGLGRSSMDSEPLKDADIGDNHKKSTGNPHIELQFSDANAKFYCRIYYAEEFHKMREEIMESTENDFVRSLSHCVNWQARGGKSGAVFYATEDDRYILKQMPRLEVQSFLDFAPHYFTYITGAVQQKRPTALAKILGVYRIGYKNSQNNSEKKLDLLVMENLFYGRKMAQVFDLKGSLRNRNVKTESGKESCEVVLLDENLLKLVHDNPLYIRAHCKAILRAAIHSDAYFLSSHLIIDYSLLVGRDDATDELVVGIIDYIRTFTWDKKLEMVVKSTGILGGQGKMPTVVSPELYRARFCEAMDKYFLMVPDHWTGLGVNC; this comes from the exons ATGGAGGCTGAGGACAAATCCTCCTCCTCTAGGCTGGATTGCAGTGTGAAGCCTCCCATCTCCCCTGGCAGCCCATCTCACCTGACACATTTCAAACCCCTGACTCCAGAGCAGGACGAGCCTCCGCTCCGATCAGCCTACAGCTCCTTCGTCAACCTGTTCCGCTTCAATAAAG AGGAGGGGCGGCCGCCCTCGGTGACAGAGAAACCGGATGTGGCTTTGACGTCAACCACTGGGGAGCGTGGGAGCTGGACCAGCCCAGCACACTCCATCCACGGCTCTGGGACCCATAGGAAACAACACCCCAACCTGCTCCGTAGAACATCCACtgcctcag TGGACTGGCCATTATGGCCGGGTCAGG AGGGCCGTAGGAAACCAGAAACCCCCCTGAGCACTCACGACCCCCGTACGGCTGTTCAGCTCCGCACTGCTCTGAAAAGACTCAAGGAGATCATGGAGGGAAAGAGCCAG GACAGTGACCTGAAGCAGTACTGGATGCCAGACAGTCAGTGTAAAGAGTGCTACGACTGCAACGAGAAGTTCACCACCTTCCGCCGCCGACACCACTGTCGGCTTTGCGGACAGATCTTCTGCAGCCGCTGCTGCAACCAGGAAATCCCTGGCAAGTTTATGGGCTACACGG GAGACCTGCGGGCCTGCACCTACTGCCGTAAGATCGCTCTGAGCTACTCCCAGTCTGCAGATTCTGGCTCCATTGGAGAGgacctgtctgctctgtctgacTCCTCCGTCAGCTCCGTCTGCATCCTGGAACCCAGCGAGCCTCGCACCCCGGTCGGAGGACGCAAGTCCAGCCGTAACATCTTCCTAGAGGAGGACCTGGCCTGGCAGAG AGttgaagagacagaggagagagacacactaTGCGCTCTTCACCCCCcatgtcctctccctccctgcccacTCCCCTCCGCCTGTCCTTTTCTTCCCCTGTATACTGG TTTGATTCACCAGGAGTCTCAGAGCAGAGGTATGAATTCTAGACTGACTGGGCTTCAAGAGGATGGAGGCAAGTCCCCAATAAGGAAGCG GTCAGCCAGTGTGACCAACCTGTCCCTGGACCCGTCTGGCTCCTCCATGTTGCCCTCCTATGACAGCTCAGTGAGCCCCCAGACCAGTAGGACCATGCCCAAACCTGACcacagtgaagaggagaggaagatactGCTG GACTCGTCCCAGCTCAAAGACCTGTGGAAGAAGATTTGTAACAACAGTACTGGCATGGAGTTCCAGGACCACCGCTACTGGCTCCGTACATACCCCAACTGCATTGTGGGGAAGGAGCTGGTCAACTGGCTGCTGAGGAGTGGAACCATCTCCACCAG GGCCCAGGCGATAGCCATTGGTCAGGCTGTGGTAGACGGTCGTTGGTTGGACTGTGTCACTCACCACGACCAGCTGTTCAGGGATGAGTACGCTCTCTATCGCCCCCTCCAG AGCACAGAGTTCTCTGAGACCCCGTCTCCTGACAGTGACAGTGTCAACTCTCTGGAGGGACACTCAGAACCCTCCTGGTTCAAAGACATCAAGTTTTGCGACAGTGACACAGACCAGGTGGCTGACGAGAATGACTATGTCACGGCCA ACTCATCCAACCCCAGTAAGAGGACGTCAGTCAGTAGTTTCCAGTCAGCGGTGGACAGTGACTCTGCTGCTTCCATCAACCTCAATATGGAGCAGGACAACGTCAACTTCCACATCAAGAAACAGTCCAAGTACCCCCATGTACCACCGCTCCCCAAGGAGCAGAAAG AGTACCTGGTTTCAGAGGACGGAGGACAGAATATCTCCATCAGTGACGCTTTCATCAAAG AGTCCCTGTTTAACCGTCGTGTGGAGGAGAAAGCTAACGAGGTGCTGTTCACTCCTCTGGGCTGGCACCACAGCTCCCTGGACCAGCtcagagaggagaatggagagaagGAGGCCATGGAGAGGCTACT CTCTGCCAACCACAGCCACATGATGGCGCTGCTGCAGCAGCTGCTGTACAGCGAGTCCCTGTGCCTCTCCTGGCGTGACATCATCGTTCCTGTGGTGAGGCAGGTAGTGCAGACGGTGCGGCCGGACGTTCGCAGTTGTGATGATGACATGGACATCAGACAACTGGTTCACGTCAAGAAG ATTCCTGGAGGGAAGAAGTTTGACTCTGCGGTGGTGAATGGCTTTGTCTGTACCAAGAACATTGCTCACAAAAAA ATGAACTCGTACATCAAGAACCCCAAGATCCTGCTTCTGAAGTGTTCTATAGAGTATCTctacagagaggagaccaagTTCACCTGCATTGACCCCATTGTGCTTCAG GAGCATGAGTTTCTGAAGAACTATGTTCAGCGTATAGTGGACGTGCGTCCCAACCTGGTGCTGGTAGAGAAGACCGTGTCTCGTATCGCTCAGGACATGCTGCTGGAGCACGGCATCACACTGGTTATCAACGTCAAACCG CAAGTCTTGGACAGGGTGAGTCGTATGACCCAGGGGGACCTGGTCATGTTCATGGACCAGCTGCTCACCAAGCCTCGACTGGGAACCTGCCAAAAGTTCTACCTACACTCCTTCCAGCTGGCCAACA ATGAGTTGAAGACTCTGATGTTCTTTGAGGGCTGCCCTCCCCAGCTAGGCTGTACCATAAAGCTTCGCGGGGCGTCTGAGTACGAGCTGGCCCGGGTTAAAGAGATCATCATCCTCATGgtgtgtgtggcctaccactcccAGCTAGAGATATCCTTCCTCATGGATGAGTTTGCCATGCCTCCCAGCCTGGCCAAGACCAGCTTCCCCTGTCTCCTGGAGAGCACTACcgtcgaggaggaggagagccaGGAAATTGAGACCGACCAGAGCACCCTCTTCCAGGGAGGAGAGACTGTGCTAGGGGACGAGGAGGAGAATTCTGTATCGGAATCCTCCTCGCCTAAAGATGTCGAGGTTGTCAAAGTTGCCAAGACCCAACTcctgtcctcctcatcctccctggTGGCCGAGGGGATGGAGTCAGCAGAGGTCATGACCTCCACGCCGTTGCCCAATCCCCTGGCGCCGCCACCACCCTACCTAATTGATGACCTGGAGGAGTTAACAGATGAGATTGGGctggagcagggggaggaggcTGAGGGGCGGAGCGGGTCAGGGGTTCTGGGGAGGGGTGAGTCGCAGGAGGAGAGCTCTGCTTCGGAGATGGCCCCCAGGCTGTTCAGAGACCCCCTGCAGGATGACACAGGGCTGTTTGTCACAGAGCAG GTGGCCTCGACGGACGACCATCTCAGGACGCTGACGGCAGGCTTCAAACAGGAGCTGAAGGACATCATCCTATGTGTCTCCCCCTTCATCACTTTCAGAgagcccttcctcctctcccccgctGGTCTACGCTGCCCCAGCAGAGACTACTTTCCTCAACAG GTGTACCTCTCCCCACTGCTCAACAAGGACTTCAAAGAACTAGACGGTCGACGTAAGCGACAACTCCTCAAAGACTCCACCCCATCAGGTGGAGGCATGGCCAACGGAGGCCCTCGCACCATCCAGGTGTTACCCTCCCACCGCCTTACCAGTGCCCGCATCGCAGAGCATCTGGGCAGCAGCCAGGACTTGGCCAAGATGCTGGCAGACTACCGTGCCCAAGGAGGCCGACTCCGACAGGAGGAGGCAGACCCCTTCGCCCAGCCCCTACCCCAGCCACCGGTCCGGGAGGCTCTGCCGTCCAAGCACCCCGTCAAGGCTGATAGTGAGGAGGAGAAGCCAGCGGGACAGAACGACATGACCTGGGCCTCCAAG CTGGACTGCCTGAACCCAGTGAACCATCAGAgactctgtgttctgttcagcAGCTCCTCTGCCCAGTCCAACAACGCCCCCAACCCTTGCGTCAGTCCCTG GATGGTCACGATGGAGTTCTACGGAAAGAATGACCTCACACTAGGAAtattcctggagagatactgtttCAG gccGTCCTATCAATGCCCCAGTATGTTCTGTGAGACTCCCATGGTGCACCATGTGCGGCGGTTTGTCCATGGCAGTGGCTGTGTTCAGATCGTACTGAAGGAGCTGGACTCTCCTGTGCCTGGATACCAACACACCATCCTCAACTACTCCTGGTGCCGCATATGCAAACAG GTGACTCCTGTGGTGCCCCTGTCTAATGACTCGTGGTCCATGTCCTTTGCTAAGTACCTGGAGCTGAGGTTCTATGGTCACCAGTATACCAGGAGGGCTAATGCTGAGCCCTGTGGCCACTCCATCCACCATGACTACCATCAGTACTTCTCCTATAACCAGATGGTGGCCTCCTTCAG CTACATCTCAGTGAGACTGCTAGAGgtctgcctccctcctcctaaGATCTTCATCAGGAACCAGGGGCCCTCCAAGGGCCGGATGCAGCAGGACCTCAAGGACTTCTCACAGAA GGTGACTCAGGTGTACCTGGCCATAGATGACCGCCTCACCTCCCTGAAGACGGACACCTTCAGCAAGACACGCGAGCAGAAGATGGAGGACCTGTTTGCACAGAAAGAT ATGGAGGAGGCAGATCTGCACAGCTGGATAGAGAAGCTGCAGGCTCGTCTCCAGGCCTGTGGTAGTGACTCCCCCCAGCAGCTCCAGACTGTACTGGAATCAGTGGTAGTGAAGAAACAGAGCCTGTGTGAAACACTGCAGTCCTGGAACAGCAG GCTGCAGGACCTGTTCCAGCAGGAGAAGGGCAGGAAGCGTCTGTCTGTCCCAGCCAGCCCTGGGAGACaccgacagacagacgacagCAAG CCAAGTGCTCTGGAGTCCTCTCCACGCAACCCCTCCCCTTTAGTGCAAAATGCTGACAAAG AGGATCGTCACCTCACTGCCATGCCCTCAAGCTGGGGGTCGTCATTGCTAGCGTTACCGTCACCAGGGGAGCCAGGCTCAGAACCCCTCTCGTCTGGACCCTGCTTTCCTGACCAGGATTCCGTCAGTATCCCAgagg ATGTGTTTGATGGACACCTGTTGGGCTCCAATGACAGCCAGGTGAAAGAGAAGTCCACCATGAAGGCCATTCTAGCCAACCTGATGCCAGGCAACAGTTATaactctatcccattcccatT TGAACCAGACAAGCATTACCTGATGTATGAGCATGAGAGAGTGCCCATCgccgtgtgtgagagagaacccAGCTCCATCATCTCATTCGCTCTCAG CTGTAAGGAGTATAAGAGTACTCTGGATGAACTGTGGAAAACAACATTGAAGACAGGAGGCGAGGACACCACCCTGTCCACCAG CTCTGGAGAGAGCCGGGTCAAGAACAGCCCAGCCAAGCCCAACGAGACCGCCTCCTCCCAGATGGGTCTGGGCCGCAGCAGCATGGACTCTGAGCCTCTTA AAGATGCAGACATAGGAGACAACCATAAGAAGTCGACAGGAAACCCTCATATTGAATTAC aGTTCTCTGATGCCAACGCTAAGTTCTACTGTAGGATCTACTATGCTGAGGAGTTCCACAAGATGAGAGAGGAAATAATGGAGAGTACGGAGAATGACTTTGTTCGCTCGCTGTCCCACTGTGTCAACTGGCAGGCCCGCGGTGGCAAGTCTGGGGCTGTCTTCTATGCCACCGAAG ATGACCGATACATTCTGAAGCAGATGCCCAGACTAGAGGTTCAGTCCTTCCTGGACTTTGCCCCTCACTACTTCACCTACATCACTGGAGCCGTGCAGCAGAAG CGGCCCACTGCCCTGGCTAAGATCCTGGGTGTGTACCGGATCGGCTACAAGAACTCCCAGAACAACTCTGAGAAGAAGCTGGACCTTCTTGTCATGGAGAACCTGTTCTATGGCAGGAAGATGGCCCAGGTGTTCGACCTCAAGGGCTCTCTGAGGAACCGCAACGTCAAGACCGAGTCTGGGAAGGAGAGCTGTGAG GTGGTTCTGCTGGATGAGAACCTACTGAAGCTGGTCCATGACAACCCTCTGTACATCAGAGCCCACTGCAAGGCCATCCTCAGGGCTGCTATCCACAGTGATGCCTACTTCCTGTCTAGTCACCTGATCATAGACTACTCTCTGCTGGTTGGACGAGACGACGCCACAGACGAGCTGGTGGTGGGAATCATAG ATTACATACGGACATTCACATGGGATAAGAAGCTGGAGATGGTGGTGAAATCCACAGGGATCCTGGGAGGGCAAG GTAAGATGCCCACGGTGGTCTCTCCAGAGCTGTACCGAGCCCGGTTCTGTGAGGCTATGGACAAATACTTCCTCATGGTGCCTGACCACTGGACAGGGCTGGGGGTCAACTGCTGA